In Novosphingobium sp. MMS21-SN21R, a single genomic region encodes these proteins:
- a CDS encoding SDR family oxidoreductase, with protein sequence MTGNTRNFAGKIAFITGGVNGIGFGIARAFAMAGMDLVLTYRKEQDREDAARWFAENKLPPARYVLLDVTDRARFAEVAAEVGKIHVLVNNAGVSVFGPTDEASYADYDWIMGVNFGGVVNGLVSFLPGMKAHGEGGHVVNVASMAAYLSGPQAGIYTASKFAVRGLTESLRYNLAPHGIGVSLMCPGLTRTNAWTSALKRPDGFAESGFAPADAAELEQFGTAFELGMDPLEVGQKTLAGMIENKGLILTHGEFAEDFAEIYQTSLDALPKEEIPEGRLHIEALRRASNKAAAEGQLIGLADLT encoded by the coding sequence ATGACCGGCAACACGCGCAATTTCGCAGGGAAAATCGCCTTCATCACCGGCGGCGTCAATGGGATCGGCTTCGGCATCGCCCGCGCCTTTGCCATGGCCGGGATGGATCTGGTCCTCACCTACCGCAAGGAACAGGACCGCGAGGATGCCGCACGCTGGTTCGCGGAAAACAAGCTTCCGCCTGCGCGTTACGTCCTGCTCGACGTGACCGACCGCGCGCGCTTTGCCGAAGTGGCGGCGGAAGTCGGCAAGATCCACGTCCTCGTCAACAACGCCGGCGTCAGCGTGTTCGGCCCGACCGACGAGGCGAGCTATGCCGACTACGACTGGATCATGGGCGTCAATTTCGGCGGCGTGGTCAATGGCCTCGTGTCGTTCCTGCCGGGCATGAAGGCGCACGGCGAAGGTGGCCACGTGGTCAACGTCGCCTCGATGGCGGCGTACCTTTCAGGCCCGCAGGCCGGGATCTACACGGCCAGCAAGTTCGCGGTGCGCGGGCTCACCGAAAGCCTGCGCTACAATCTGGCGCCCCATGGCATCGGTGTCTCGCTGATGTGCCCCGGCCTAACCCGCACCAATGCCTGGACCAGTGCCCTCAAGCGTCCCGACGGCTTTGCCGAGTCAGGATTTGCACCTGCGGACGCCGCAGAGCTTGAACAATTCGGCACTGCCTTCGAACTCGGCATGGACCCGCTTGAAGTCGGCCAGAAAACGCTGGCGGGAATGATTGAAAACAAGGGGCTGATCCTCACCCACGGAGAATTTGCCGAGGACTTTGCCGAAATCTACCAGACCTCGCTGGACGCGCTGCCGAAGGAAGAGATTCCCGAGGGCCGCTTGCACATCGAGGCTCTGCGCCGTGCGAGCAACAAGGCCGCGGCGGAAGGCCAGTTGATTGGGCTGGCGGATCTGACCTGA